A DNA window from Selenomonas sp. oral taxon 126 contains the following coding sequences:
- a CDS encoding MlaD family protein — MSAEAKVGAFTLGGAALLIAVIMFFGGLRLGGSQDYTIYAGFGRAVGLNPEAQVLLSGVPIGHVGEIVNDGTGVTVSLVIQDGVKIPRGSSVTIGQPGIMGDKFVIITPSASTDFYTGGDYLYGADEMGMDTMFTELNKMIIQVEAMLTSINNIVGAPGFQTSMVQLVVNMEQMTAHLDGLTATLEQMAAENRGNLHEMLANMNTMSANLAQTTESVERVMTNLETVGADPQTAENLKKTLTNITETSERMLRIAEGIESVAGDKQTQEDARALIHNARTMSDKANGLMGRLENVKITPKVDAMYSGKADDWRTNFNLDVGETKGLYATLGVDDIGGGDKFNAQVGTRGTSFGARAGVVAGAAGVGVDAYAGEKFKFSADAYDPNDPTLRLRAQYQLRGGTYLFGEWNDVNSSKKRAFYTGVRQEF, encoded by the coding sequence ATGAGTGCTGAGGCAAAGGTCGGCGCATTTACACTCGGAGGCGCGGCGCTCCTCATTGCCGTCATCATGTTCTTTGGTGGGTTGCGCCTCGGCGGGAGTCAGGACTATACCATCTACGCAGGCTTCGGGCGCGCCGTCGGACTGAACCCGGAGGCGCAGGTGCTCCTCTCGGGCGTTCCCATCGGGCACGTCGGGGAGATTGTGAACGATGGTACGGGGGTCACCGTCTCCCTCGTCATTCAGGACGGTGTGAAAATCCCGCGCGGCTCCTCCGTCACCATCGGGCAGCCCGGCATCATGGGGGACAAATTCGTCATCATCACACCGTCTGCGAGCACGGACTTCTACACGGGCGGCGACTACCTCTACGGCGCGGACGAGATGGGCATGGACACGATGTTCACCGAGCTGAACAAGATGATTATTCAGGTCGAGGCAATGCTCACGTCGATCAACAACATCGTTGGCGCGCCCGGCTTCCAGACCTCGATGGTGCAGCTCGTCGTCAACATGGAGCAGATGACGGCACACCTCGACGGGCTGACCGCGACGCTCGAGCAGATGGCGGCGGAGAATCGCGGCAATCTGCATGAAATGCTCGCAAACATGAACACCATGTCGGCAAATCTCGCGCAGACCACAGAGAGCGTCGAGCGCGTCATGACAAATCTCGAGACCGTCGGTGCAGATCCTCAGACGGCGGAGAATCTGAAAAAGACGCTCACGAACATCACGGAGACCTCGGAGCGCATGCTGCGGATCGCAGAGGGCATTGAGTCCGTTGCGGGCGACAAGCAGACGCAGGAGGACGCGCGCGCCCTCATCCACAACGCGCGCACGATGTCGGACAAGGCGAACGGACTCATGGGGCGGCTCGAAAACGTCAAGATCACGCCGAAGGTCGATGCCATGTACAGCGGCAAGGCGGATGACTGGCGCACGAACTTCAACCTCGATGTCGGTGAGACGAAGGGGCTGTACGCGACCCTCGGCGTCGACGATATCGGCGGCGGGGACAAATTCAACGCACAGGTCGGCACGCGCGGCACCTCCTTTGGCGCACGTGCGGGCGTCGTCGCGGGCGCGGCGGGCGTCGGCGTCGACGCCTATGCGGGCGAGAAATTCAAATTCTCCGCCGACGCCTACGACCCGAACGATCCTACCCTCCGTCTGCGCGCGCAGTATCAGCTGCGCGGCGGCACCTACCTCTTCGGCGAGTGGAACGACGTGAACAGCTCGAAGAAGCGCGCGTTCTACACGGGCGTACGGCAGGAGTTTTGA
- a CDS encoding BrnT family toxin: protein MNVTWDEAKNLSNQKKHGVSFEEAETVFYDDEALLKYDENHSQNEERFVMMGMSEASRVLVVCHCYRMGDVLRLISARKATKREESQYWERL, encoded by the coding sequence ATGAACGTCACATGGGATGAAGCCAAGAACCTCTCCAATCAGAAGAAACATGGCGTGTCCTTTGAAGAAGCAGAGACGGTTTTCTATGATGATGAAGCACTCTTAAAGTATGATGAAAATCACTCTCAGAATGAAGAGCGATTTGTCATGATGGGGATGAGTGAAGCAAGTCGTGTACTGGTTGTTTGTCATTGTTATCGTATGGGTGACGTACTCCGTCTCATATCGGCTCGAAAAGCAACCAAAAGAGAGGAAAGTCAATATTGGGAACGCCTTTAG
- a CDS encoding antitoxin, with amino-acid sequence MKEEYDFSDAIKNPYTKRLRQQITININNEAVAYFKAQSAEVGIPYQTLINLYLSDCAAQGRKLHMSWQ; translated from the coding sequence ATGAAAGAAGAATATGATTTCTCGGATGCAATTAAAAATCCCTATACCAAACGTCTCAGACAACAGATCACGATCAACATCAACAACGAAGCGGTTGCCTACTTCAAGGCGCAGTCCGCAGAAGTCGGGATTCCCTACCAGACGCTCATCAATCTCTACCTGTCAGATTGTGCGGCGCAGGGACGAAAATTGCATATGTCATGGCAGTAA
- a CDS encoding ribbon-helix-helix protein, CopG family: MNTKLMITKRKRGEDGHKTLSIRVREDIINRLDTLADETGRSRNELIGLLLDFAINNSEVVAEK, from the coding sequence ATGAACACAAAACTGATGATAACCAAAAGAAAACGCGGAGAGGACGGGCACAAGACCCTGTCCATCCGCGTTCGGGAAGATATTATCAATCGACTTGACACACTCGCTGACGAGACGGGACGCTCGCGCAACGAGCTCATCGGTCTGCTCCTCGATTTCGCCATCAACAATAGCGAGGTTGTCGCTGAGAAATAA
- a CDS encoding ABC transporter ATP-binding protein, whose product MIRLKNVRKRFGDKDALKGITLTIEKGETIAIIGGSGSGKSTLLRLMIGLDRPTSGEIYIGDENIAAMSENALDRVRLRMGMVFQYSALFDSMTVGENVAFGLREHTTKTDEEIVRIVAEKLALVGLPDAAALMPQELSGGMKKRVGLARAIATDPEIIFYDEPSSGLDPIMTAKIDELIIDMQRQLDVTSVVVTHDMASASRIADRIAMIYDGELIAVDTAERFQDIKDERVQAFFRTLHQRREAGA is encoded by the coding sequence ATGATACGACTAAAGAATGTGCGCAAGCGATTCGGGGACAAGGATGCGCTCAAGGGCATCACCCTCACCATCGAAAAGGGGGAGACCATCGCTATCATCGGCGGCTCCGGCTCGGGCAAGTCCACCCTCCTGCGGCTTATGATCGGTTTGGATCGCCCAACATCGGGAGAGATCTATATCGGAGACGAAAACATCGCTGCAATGAGCGAAAATGCGCTTGACCGCGTGCGTCTGCGCATGGGCATGGTCTTCCAATATTCCGCGCTCTTTGACTCCATGACCGTCGGCGAGAACGTCGCCTTCGGGCTGCGCGAGCACACGACGAAGACCGACGAGGAGATTGTACGCATTGTCGCGGAGAAACTCGCCCTCGTCGGACTGCCGGATGCGGCAGCACTCATGCCGCAGGAACTCTCGGGCGGCATGAAAAAGCGCGTGGGGCTCGCGCGTGCGATTGCGACTGACCCCGAGATCATCTTCTACGACGAGCCGAGCTCGGGGCTTGACCCCATCATGACGGCAAAGATTGACGAACTCATCATCGACATGCAGCGGCAGCTCGATGTGACCTCCGTCGTCGTCACACACGACATGGCGAGCGCAAGCCGCATCGCCGACCGCATTGCCATGATTTACGACGGGGAACTCATCGCCGTGGACACGGCAGAGCGTTTTCAGGATATAAAGGATGAGCGCGTACAGGCATTTTTCCGTACGCTGCACCAGCGAAGGGAGGCAGGGGCATGA
- a CDS encoding enoyl-CoA hydratase/isomerase family protein, whose protein sequence is MYEHIKCAVENDIATITIDRPASNNALNAPMFHDLIAAVECCDADDAVKVLIITGAGKNFSAGGDIKEMASFDFISYDLSILTGQASLSLRKCSKPVIAMVNGAAAGAGCGIALGADFRIMTEESCLLTAFSSVGLPGDTGCIYHLKQIVGLAKTIELMALSPRIYGKEAFRLGLTTRLAPDGKLEEETQSFTEKLLRRPLSALALQKQLYYEVFYRDYMAYSRLEAENLAKAGASADHREAVTAFIEGRKPIFNQND, encoded by the coding sequence ATGTACGAACATATCAAATGTGCCGTAGAGAACGACATTGCGACGATCACGATCGACCGCCCTGCCTCGAACAACGCGCTGAATGCGCCGATGTTCCACGATCTGATCGCTGCGGTGGAGTGCTGTGATGCAGACGATGCGGTGAAGGTTCTCATCATTACGGGCGCGGGCAAGAATTTCTCCGCCGGCGGTGATATCAAGGAGATGGCATCGTTCGACTTCATCAGCTACGATCTCTCCATTCTGACAGGGCAGGCATCGCTTTCCTTGCGTAAATGCTCGAAGCCCGTGATTGCGATGGTGAACGGTGCTGCCGCAGGTGCGGGGTGCGGCATCGCGCTCGGTGCGGATTTCCGCATCATGACGGAGGAGAGCTGCCTCCTCACGGCGTTCTCCAGTGTCGGGCTGCCGGGCGATACGGGCTGTATCTACCATCTGAAGCAGATTGTCGGACTCGCAAAGACAATCGAGCTGATGGCACTGAGTCCGCGCATCTACGGCAAGGAGGCATTCCGGCTGGGACTGACGACGCGGCTTGCCCCCGACGGGAAACTCGAGGAGGAGACGCAGTCGTTCACCGAGAAGCTGCTGCGCCGCCCGCTCAGTGCGCTCGCACTGCAAAAGCAGCTCTACTACGAGGTGTTCTACCGTGACTACATGGCGTACAGCCGCCTCGAAGCGGAAAACCTCGCAAAGGCGGGTGCATCCGCCGACCATCGCGAGGCGGTAACGGCGTTCATCGAAGGGCGGAAGCCGATTTTTAATCAGAATGATTAA
- a CDS encoding TIGR02530 family flagellar biosynthesis protein: MEIQPAVQGGAEQGSARVGRGQGTSLPTNVFEALLAEVGGRTKFSSHAKARIEQRGVSLTADDLTRLDAAVDRMEEKGVRDALVYMSRGLAMVISVKNRTVITAVDEASAKENIFTNIDSAAIL, encoded by the coding sequence ATGGAGATACAGCCTGCTGTACAAGGGGGCGCCGAGCAGGGAAGCGCACGCGTCGGCAGGGGACAGGGAACGTCTCTACCCACGAATGTTTTCGAGGCTCTGCTCGCCGAGGTCGGTGGGCGAACGAAGTTCTCCTCACACGCGAAGGCGCGCATTGAGCAGCGCGGTGTCAGCCTCACGGCGGACGATCTCACGCGACTTGATGCGGCAGTCGACCGTATGGAGGAGAAGGGGGTACGCGACGCGCTTGTCTACATGAGCCGCGGGCTTGCGATGGTCATCAGCGTAAAGAATCGCACCGTTATCACGGCAGTCGATGAGGCAAGCGCGAAGGAAAACATATTTACCAATATTGACAGCGCAGCAATTCTATAG